The following proteins are encoded in a genomic region of Sebastes fasciatus isolate fSebFas1 chromosome 14, fSebFas1.pri, whole genome shotgun sequence:
- the chmp2ba gene encoding charged multivesicular body protein 2Ba, translated as MASLFKKKTVDDIIKEQSKELRGTQRQITRDRADLEKQEKQMEAEIKKMAKTGNKEACKILAKQLVQLRKQKNRTYAVSSKVTSMSTQTKMMNSQMKMAGAMSATAKTMSAVNKKMDPQKTMKTMQDFQKENMKMDMTEDMINDTLDEIFDDSGDEEESQDIVNQVLDEIGIEISGKMVRAPAAGKSLPSAASSKQATISDDEIERQLRALGVD; from the exons aCATAATCAAGGAACAGTCTAAGGAGCTGCGTGGCACTCAGAGACAGATCACCAGGGACAGAGCAGACCTGGAGAAACAAGAGAAACAAATG GAGGCTGAAATTAAGAAAATGGCTAAGACTGGTAACAAAGAGGCATGTAAGATTCTCGCCAAGCAGCTGGTCCAGCTGAGGAAGCAGAAGAACCGCACATACGCTGTTAGTTCTAAGGTCACCTCCATGTCTACGCAGACAAAGATGATGAACTCGCAAATGAAGATGGCCGGCGCCATGTCTGCCACAGCCAAG ACAATGTCAGCAGTGAATAAAAAGATGGATCCACAGAAGACCATGAAGACCATGCAGGACTTCCAGAAGGAGAACATGAAGATGGACATGACCGAGGACATGA TTAACGACACTTTGGATGAGATCTTCGATGATTCTGGGGATGAAGAGGAATCTCAGGACATTGTCAACCAGGTTCTGGATGAGATCGGCATTGAGATCTCAGGAAAG ATGGTGAGAGCTCCAGCTGCAGGAAAGAGCCTCCCCAGCGCCGCCTCCTCCAAACAGGCCACCATCTCCGACGACGAGATCGAGAGACAGCTCCGAGCTCTGGGAGTGGACTAA